In Methylobacterium aquaticum, the following are encoded in one genomic region:
- a CDS encoding universal stress protein, translated as MSMPAPSPLAAFRDILVGTIVEDERDRVSPAVGYGLSLAEAAGAHVTILSSSWCLVGTDAWLQGTADPGIGVVDRRLDALARAYAENAAGAAAQAGLVCTWETPRLPYPEVVHRLAAEARLHDLTVLDLGPRGEILSRETVEAALIGSGRPVLAVPRSHPAFAGQRILVAWDGSLQAARAANDALPLLRAADAVEIVSVGDADDLLTSVPGAEFARHLARHGAAVTVSDLPQNGSIADTLRSHAGLVRADLMVMGAYRHSRAREFVFGGVTRSLLMDAPVPLFLAH; from the coding sequence ATGTCGATGCCCGCTCCCTCCCCGCTCGCCGCCTTCCGCGACATCCTCGTCGGCACCATCGTGGAGGACGAGCGCGACCGGGTCTCCCCGGCCGTCGGGTACGGGCTCTCGCTGGCGGAGGCGGCGGGCGCCCACGTGACGATCCTGTCGTCCTCGTGGTGCCTCGTCGGAACCGACGCCTGGCTCCAGGGGACCGCCGACCCGGGCATCGGGGTCGTCGACCGCCGCCTCGACGCCCTGGCCCGGGCCTATGCCGAGAACGCGGCCGGCGCGGCGGCGCAGGCGGGCCTCGTCTGCACCTGGGAGACGCCGCGCCTGCCCTATCCCGAGGTGGTCCACCGGCTGGCGGCCGAGGCGCGGCTGCACGACCTGACGGTCCTCGACCTCGGTCCGCGCGGCGAGATTCTCTCGCGCGAGACGGTCGAGGCGGCGCTGATCGGCAGCGGCCGGCCGGTTCTCGCCGTGCCGCGCTCGCACCCGGCCTTCGCCGGGCAGCGGATCCTCGTGGCCTGGGACGGCAGCCTGCAGGCGGCCCGCGCTGCCAACGACGCCCTGCCGCTCCTGCGCGCCGCGGACGCGGTCGAGATCGTCTCGGTCGGCGACGCGGACGACCTGCTGACCTCGGTGCCGGGGGCCGAGTTCGCCCGCCACCTCGCGCGGCACGGCGCCGCCGTCACGGTCAGCGACCTGCCGCAGAACGGCAGCATCGCCGACACGCTCCGCAGCCATGCCGGCCTGGTGCGGGCCGACCTGATGGTGATGGGAGCCTACCGGCATTCCCGCGCACGGGAATTCGTCTTCGGCGGCGTGACCCGCTCGCTCCTCATGGACGCGCCGGTCCCGCTGTTCCTCGCGCATTGA
- a CDS encoding helix-turn-helix domain-containing protein has protein sequence MSRETVLPPASRPFAGSRAPVAAGDGPGLFAACPELIGTPAAYDREEEIFGEGEEAESVYRVMQGAVRTHKVLSDGRRQITGFHLPGDLFGFEPGEAHRHSAEALSGTRVLIFKRRQVERIATHRAEVACQLWNLTSRSLRQAQDHMLLLGRRSALERVAAFLLDVDLRLGGTGTFDLPMTRRDIADYLGLTIETVSRTISQLEAEGALLRTGGRKVSLRRGRMHRLVED, from the coding sequence ATGTCGCGAGAGACGGTCCTGCCTCCTGCCTCACGTCCGTTCGCAGGCTCCCGCGCGCCGGTGGCGGCCGGCGACGGCCCCGGCCTCTTCGCCGCCTGCCCCGAACTCATCGGCACTCCTGCGGCCTACGACCGCGAGGAGGAGATCTTCGGCGAGGGCGAGGAGGCCGAGAGCGTCTACCGGGTGATGCAGGGCGCGGTCCGCACCCACAAGGTCCTGAGCGACGGCCGGCGCCAGATCACCGGCTTCCACCTGCCCGGCGACCTGTTCGGCTTCGAGCCGGGCGAGGCCCATCGGCACAGCGCCGAGGCCCTGTCCGGGACCCGGGTCCTGATCTTCAAGCGGCGCCAGGTCGAGCGGATCGCCACCCATCGCGCGGAGGTCGCCTGCCAGCTCTGGAACCTGACGAGCCGTTCCTTACGCCAAGCCCAGGACCACATGCTGCTGCTCGGGCGGCGCTCGGCGCTGGAGCGCGTCGCCGCCTTCCTGCTCGACGTCGACCTGCGGCTGGGTGGGACCGGCACCTTCGACCTGCCGATGACCCGCCGCGACATCGCCGATTACCTCGGGCTGACCATCGAGACCGTGTCACGCACGATCTCCCAGCTGGAAGCCGAGGGGGCACTCCTGCGCACCGGTGGGCGCAAGGTCAGCCTGCGCCGAGGCCGGATGCACCGGCTCGTCGAGGATTGA
- a CDS encoding response regulator transcription factor, with product MVSAPPIYVVDDDPAVLHSTRFLFESEGHRVETFASGFELLSVFPGPCPLCVLLDHVMPGMDGLEVCRRLRDLDARVPVILITGHPNPRIRIRAREAGVPLVDKPLAFEALVDLLAACRPAPAPRGST from the coding sequence ATGGTGAGCGCTCCCCCCATTTACGTCGTCGACGACGACCCGGCTGTCCTGCATTCGACCCGCTTCCTGTTCGAGAGCGAAGGGCACCGCGTCGAGACCTTCGCCAGCGGGTTCGAGCTCCTCTCGGTCTTTCCGGGACCCTGTCCGCTCTGCGTGCTCCTCGACCACGTGATGCCGGGGATGGACGGGCTCGAGGTCTGTCGGCGCCTGCGCGACCTCGATGCCCGCGTTCCGGTCATCCTGATCACCGGCCATCCCAACCCGCGCATCCGCATCCGCGCGCGCGAGGCCGGCGTGCCCCTCGTCGACAAGCCGCTCGCCTTCGAGGCGCTCGTCGACCTTCTCGCGGCCTGTCGTCCCGCACCGGCCCCCCGAGGATCGACGTGA